The genomic segment ACTGGAGGAAGAGCATCACTTCCTTGATCTCGCGCTGTTCCGTCCAGGCGTCGCGGATGCGCGCGCTGCGGACCGAGCCGATCCCCGCGACCTCGGTGAGGCGCTCGGGCGCGTTCTCGATCACGTCGAGCGTGTCGAGTCCGAACTGCTCGGTCAGGCGTTGCGCCATGACCTTTCCGATTCCGCGAACGAGGCCTGAGCCCAGATACCTCTCGATCCCCTTCACGGTCGCAGGCGCGACCGTGATGAAGCTCTCGACCTTGAACTGCTCCCCGTGGCGGGGATCGGTGGTCCACCGGCCTCTGAGGCGGAGGCTCTCGCCCGGCTGCACGCCGAGGAGGTTGCCGGTCGCGGTGACGGGCGAGGGGCGGCTCGGGGATTCGATCTTCGCCACGCTCCAGGAGGTCTCCTCGTTGGAGTAGACGAAGCGCTCGAGGACCCCCTCGAGGATGCTCGACTCCCCTTCTCCGTCCCGCTGGACGATGAAGGGGTCGGGCTTGTCGCGGCTGTTCTCAGGCACGAGGAGAATCTAAACGCATTTGAGTGGATCTGAGAAGCGAACACGCGCGGGGCGATGCCCATGGACCCCGACCGGTTCCCTCCGCCCCGCTAGGTTCGCGTTCGCGGCGCGGGGCTTCGGGAACCTGTCGGGGTCCCGGGACACCCGCTAGGTGGAGCGCTTCTGGCCCGCTCGGTTCTCGGGTCCAGTCAGGCGCGTCTAGGCCGCGCGCGCCTGCCTGAGCAAGTCCTCGACGAGGCCCTTCAGGCGGCCGAACGCCTCCCGCATCTCCATGAGGATCCCGCTCGAGCCTTCGAGCTCCTGGTCACGGCCCTTCGCTTCGAGCGTCTCCGAGAGCTGCCCGAGCGCGGATGCGCCAAGATTCAGGCACGCCCCCCTGATGCGGTGCGCCGCTCTCTCGACGCCATGCGCGTCGCCGCTGTCGACCGCCTCAGCCAGGTTGCACAGGCTCGCTTCGGTGTCCAAAAGGAAGGCACGTAGCGTCTCGGACAGCATCTCAGGATCGTCGAGGAGCCCTAGGTCGGAGAGCCTATCGATCATCTCCTGCCGCCCGTCGCTGTCGTGCGAGGTCGACTGAGCCGGACAGGACTCCTCGCCGGTCTCCGGTGGCGCCTTTTCCTCGATTTCCCGCGGCATGTGCTCCCTGTGCGGTTCGGCGTTGAGTAGCGGTCGGGCCTCTGTCCACTCCTCGTGGGCGGGGGCCTCCGACGACCATTTCTGGATGATCTTCGAGAGCTCCTTGGATCGGATCGGCTTCGTGAGGTGATCGTCCATCCCCGCCTGGAGGCAGCGTTCCCTGTCACCTTTCATCGCGCGCGCGGTCATCGCGATGATCGGCACGTGACACCGGCCGTACTCCCACGTGCGGATGGCCGCGGTCGCTTCGTAGCCGTCCATCACCGGCATCTGGACATCCATGAAGATGATGTCGTAGTCGGCCTGCATCACGCGGTCGAACGCCTCGCGGCCGTCCGCGGCGACCTCCACCTGGTGGCCTTCCCTGGCGAGGAGGGCGACCGCCACCTTCTGGTTGACCGGATTGTCCTCTACGAGGAGGATGCGCAGCGGTTCGGAGCGCGGTTCCGCCTCGGGCAGCGCCTCTGCGCCCCCGGGATCGCTCCCGGCATGGACTGCGGCCGGCGCGAGGTCGTCGATCCGGGGAGAGAGGGTGTTCAGTATCGCATCGAGGAGCGCGAGCTGCTTGACGGGCTTGGACAGGACCGCCGCGAAGAGATCCTCGCCCTCCTCATTCCCGCAGATCCTCATGGAGCTCAGGAGGATCAGGGGGAGCCCCCCGAGACCCTTTTCGGATCTGATCCTTCGCGCGAGATCGATCCCGTTGATGCCGGGCATCTGGCGATCCAGCAGCGCCAGGCGGAAGGGGTTCCTTGACGCGGCCGCCTCGCGCAGCATCCCGATCGCCTCCCAGCCCCCTTTCACGGAGGTCGGCCGGCAGTCGAAGGAGCTGAGCATGGCGAACAGGAGATCGCAGTTGGTCTCGTTGTCATCGACGACAAGGACCCGCAGCCCCGTGAGCGCTCCCGCGCCGGGAGTCTGGGTTCCGTCGGCCGCGTCGGCCCGGTCCATCGGAATCGTCGCCGTGAAGGTGCTCCCCTCATCCATGGCGCTCTCGACCTCGATCCGCCCGCCCATCATCTCCACGAGTCGGCGCGATATCGCGAGGCCCAGGCCGGTGCCGCCGTAGAGGCGCGTGGTCGACCCGTCGACCTGGGTGAAAGGCTGGAAGAGACCGTCCAGCTTCTCCGGAGCGATTCCGATCCCGGTGTCGCTCACGCGGAAGACGGCGTCCAAGCGGCGATTGCCGCGAGCCACGGTCTCTACGCTCACGGTGATCTCGCCCTGTCTCGTGAACTTGATCGCGTTTCCGGCGAGGTTCGTGAGAACCTGCCGCAGCCGGACGGGGTCCCCCGAGAGCATCGAGGGAGAGCCGGGACTGACGGCGCAGACGAGTTCGAGCCCCTTCTCTTGCGCCCTCGGGGCAAGGAGATCCCCTACCCCCTCGATCAACTCCCTGAGATCGAATGGAATCGTCTCGAGGTCGAGCTTGCCGGCCTCGATCTTCGAGAAGTCGAGGATCTCGTTGATGACCGTCAAGAGCGTCTCGCCCGACACACGGACTGTCTCGAGGTACTCCCGCTGCTGCCGCGTGAGTTCTGTGTCGAGGAGCAGATCGACGAAGCCAAGGACGCCGTTCATCGGGGTCCGAATCTCGTGACTCATGTTGGCGAGGAACTCGCTCTTTGCGCGGTCGCCCGCGACCGCCGCCTCCCGAGCGGCGGCGAGATCGCGATTCTGGGCCTCGAGGAGACTCGCCTTCTCCGTCAGCTCCTCCTTCAGCCGGAGGAGGTCCCGTTCCTTCTCGACGACCGCGGTCACATCGCGCTGAACCGCGACGAAGCCATCGATCTGCCCGCCCTCCGAACAGATGGGAGCGATCGTAAGAGACGCGTCGTAGAGCGATCCGTCCTTCTTCTTGTTCTTGATCTGGCCCGACCAGGACCTGCCGCTCGCGATCTCGCCCCAGAGCTTCTCGTAGAACTCAGGGGGCTGGACGCCGCTCTTGAGAAGCCTCGGCGTCTGCCCCAAGGCTTCCTCCCTGGGGTAGCCGGTGACCGCCGTGAACGCGGGATTCACCCAGGTGATCGTCCCCGCGGAGTCGGTCATCACGATGACATCCGCCGCGGATTCCGCGGCCTGGGCGAGACGGCGGAGCTTGTGTTCCATCATGCTCCGCTCAGAGACGTCGCGGATGATGAGCGTCAAGACTCCCTTGCCGTCGAGGGTGTAGGCGGCCGCCGAGGCATCCAGCGGGAAGGTGGCGCCGTCGCGGCGTCTGCCGCGCGCGTCCTCGGTCTTCGCCCGGACAGGCCCCCGCTCGGCCTTCGCGATGAGCCCCCGGATGTCCTCCATCTGCCTGTCGCGGTCCTCTTCGCACATGG from the Candidatus Eisenbacteria bacterium genome contains:
- a CDS encoding response regulator; amino-acid sequence: MKVTRHEAHRLRFDGKERRCPRGLRRAAGITTRILGAPVALLLAGSAIAHPGSADLSGAVGQNPQLASGAERSLFQSPTLIVGLAALLCVLASVYLGWRAAQALRSARESVRWLHSLVNITPGPGEEEVFGRLARGLAFALGCRWATVSRILESGARVRTLGLWDKDHLASPLEYDLPGSPCEQALQAGLRVFHEDVAHLFPQDDLLQELGVVGYVGQPLRDPSGRLIGILNAFHDAPLSIGPAELALFGAYARRAEAELSRLLVVEKLTASELTQRTVLGSLPDGVMTIDSEGTILAANPAAEQIYGWPPGSFVGDSVAATMCEEDRDRQMEDIRGLIAKAERGPVRAKTEDARGRRRDGATFPLDASAAAYTLDGKGVLTLIIRDVSERSMMEHKLRRLAQAAESAADVIVMTDSAGTITWVNPAFTAVTGYPREEALGQTPRLLKSGVQPPEFYEKLWGEIASGRSWSGQIKNKKKDGSLYDASLTIAPICSEGGQIDGFVAVQRDVTAVVEKERDLLRLKEELTEKASLLEAQNRDLAAAREAAVAGDRAKSEFLANMSHEIRTPMNGVLGFVDLLLDTELTRQQREYLETVRVSGETLLTVINEILDFSKIEAGKLDLETIPFDLRELIEGVGDLLAPRAQEKGLELVCAVSPGSPSMLSGDPVRLRQVLTNLAGNAIKFTRQGEITVSVETVARGNRRLDAVFRVSDTGIGIAPEKLDGLFQPFTQVDGSTTRLYGGTGLGLAISRRLVEMMGGRIEVESAMDEGSTFTATIPMDRADAADGTQTPGAGALTGLRVLVVDDNETNCDLLFAMLSSFDCRPTSVKGGWEAIGMLREAAASRNPFRLALLDRQMPGINGIDLARRIRSEKGLGGLPLILLSSMRICGNEEGEDLFAAVLSKPVKQLALLDAILNTLSPRIDDLAPAAVHAGSDPGGAEALPEAEPRSEPLRILLVEDNPVNQKVAVALLAREGHQVEVAADGREAFDRVMQADYDIIFMDVQMPVMDGYEATAAIRTWEYGRCHVPIIAMTARAMKGDRERCLQAGMDDHLTKPIRSKELSKIIQKWSSEAPAHEEWTEARPLLNAEPHREHMPREIEEKAPPETGEESCPAQSTSHDSDGRQEMIDRLSDLGLLDDPEMLSETLRAFLLDTEASLCNLAEAVDSGDAHGVERAAHRIRGACLNLGASALGQLSETLEAKGRDQELEGSSGILMEMREAFGRLKGLVEDLLRQARAA